The genome window TGAGCGGGATCATCGTGACGGTTTCCGTGCTGCTGTTCATCCCCGGCGTCACCTACGGGTTCGTCTCCGGCAAGTACAGGAACGACAAGGACATGTTCCGCGACGTGGTGGCCGCGTTCCGGGACATGGCGCCCTATATCCTGCTCTGCTTCTTCTGCGCGCAGTTCACCAACTATTTCGGCTGGTCGAACCTCGGGGTCATCATCGCGGTCAAGGGCGCAGCCGCGCTGAAAGCGTTGAACTTCACGGGCATTCCCCTGCTGGTCGGCGTCATCTTCGTCTCCTGCATCGTCAACATCTTCATCGGCTCGGCCTCGGCCAAGTGGGCCATCCTGGCCCCGGTCTTCGTGCCCATGATGATGCTCATGCATTTCGACCCGGCCGTCACCCAGGTGGCGTACCGCATCGGCGACTCCATCACCAACCCGCTCTCCCCGCTGTTCTACTACTTCCCGCTGATCCTCGGCTTCGCGCACCGCTACGAGCCGGATACCGGCATGGGCACGGTCATCGCCAACATGTTCCCGTTCTCGCTGTGCTTCTCCATCACCTGGATCATCCAGCTCGTCATCTGGTGCCTGCTGGACGTTCCGCTGGGACCCGGCGGCGGGATCTACCTGCAATAACAAGACAACGCGGCCCGTTTCACGGCGAAACGGGCCGCTATCGTACGTGACGGGAGCGGCTCAACGTAGCTTCGGACAAGCACCTTGAGCCGCTACCGCAAAAGGACAATAATGACATACCTTTCACGAGCCATGGAGCTTGACGGCGCGGTCACCGCCCACCGCCGGTGGCTGCACACGCATGCCGAGCTGCCCTTTGAGGAAAAGGAAACCACCGCCTACATCATCAAGGCGCTGGAAGGGATGGGGATCGAGGTCATCTCCTTTCCGGATTATTACGGCGCCATCGGCGTCATACACGGGAACAAGCCGGGCAAGACCCTCATGCTGCGCGCGGACATTGACGCCCTGCCCATGGAAGAGCACAGCGGGGAGAGCTTTGCCGCCACCAACGGGTGCATGCACGCCTGCGGGCATGACGCGCACACCGCCATGCTCCTGGGCGCGGCCCAGATGCTGGCCGAGCGGAAAGACGAGCTCGCCGGCACCGTCAAGCTGCTCTTCCAGTCGGCGGAAGAAGGGTTTACCGGCGCGCGGTATTACGCGGACAAGGGATACCTCGACGGCGTTGCCGCCATTTTCGGCATGCACGTCTGGGGCACGCTAGAGGCCCCGCTGCTCAATATCCAGGACGGGCCGCGCATGGCCTCCTGCGACAATTTCACTATCACCATACGCGGGCACGGGGCGCACGGCTCCACCCCGCATCTGGCCAAAGACCCCATTGTGGCGGCCAGTTCGATCATCATGAATCTGCAGACCTTCGCCAGCCGGAACTACGACCCGCTCTACCCCCTGGTCGTCACGGTGGGCACCGTCAAAAGCGGCTCGCAGTTCAACATCATCCCGGAAATCGCCGTCATGGAAGGCACGATCCGCACCCTGTCGCGCGAGCTTAAGCCCACCATCGTGCCCGGCATACGCCGGATTATCGAAAACACGGCCCAGGCTCTGGGCTGCACGGCGGAAATGACCGTTGAGGAGATCGACACGCCCATCGTCAACGCGGATATCCACATGAACGACATCGCCCGCGAGGCGGCCGTCAAACTGTTCGGCAAGGACGTCCTCGTGCCCATGGCCGAGAGCATGGGCGCGGACGATTTCTCCTACCTCCAGGAACGGGTGCCGGGCCTCTACGTTTTTCTCGGCTGCCTGAACGAGAGCAAGGGGATCGTCCACCCCAACCATTCGGACAAGTTCCGGATCGATGAGGATATCCTCCACCGGGGCGCGGCGCTGTACGCCCAGTTCGCCCACGATTTCCTGGCGGACGGCGCGTCAAACGGGGGGAAGGCATGATGGACATCAAAACCCTGGCCAAAGAGCAGGAAGCCTACATCATCGGGCAGCGGCGCCATTTCCACATGTATCCCGAACTGAGCAAGCAGGAAGTGCAAACCACGAAACATATCGTGGCCGAGCTGCAAAAAATGGGGATCGAGGTGCAGACCTTCGACAACTGCCTGGGCTGCGTCGGCGTCATTCGCGGCAGCCGCCCCGGCAAAACCGTGATGCTGCGCGCGGACATCGACGCCCTGCCCATCAGCGAGCCGCAGAACAAACCCTACGCCTCGAAAAATCCCGGCGTCATGCACGCCTGCGGCCACGACTGCCACATGGCCATGCTCCTGGGCGCGGCGAAAATCCTTTCCGCCCACAGGGACGAACTTAACGGCACCGTCAAGCTGCTGTTCCAGTGGGCCGAGGAAACGGGCGACAACGCCGTCATCTACGTGGAAAACGGCGCGCTCGACGACGTGGACGCGGTGTTCGGCATGCACGTCTGGCTGGCCATGGATGCGGGCTTCGCCAACTTCCAGGACGGCGAGCGCATGGCCTCCAGCGACCGCTTTTCCATCACCGTCAAGGGCCGCTCCGCGCACGCGGCCGCCCCGCATGACGGCAAAGACGCCATCGTGGCGGCCTCCGCCGTGGTCATGGCCCTGCAATCCCTCGTCACCCGCATGAACGACCCGCTCAACTCCCTGGTCCTGTCCATGGGCGCGATGAACGGCGGGCAGAAGCTCAACATCATCGCGGACACCGTGGAACTGGTCGGCACCGTGCGGACCTTCAACCGCGCGTTCCGCGCGGCCATGCCCGCCAAGGTCGAACAGATGGCCAGGGACGTGGCCGCCGGGTACGGCTGCACCGTGGAGTGCACGTACGAGTTCTACCCCGCGCCGGTCATCAACGAGCACCCGGAGCTGACCCGCCTTGCCCAAGGCGCGGCCGTTGCCATGCTGGGGGAAAAATCCCTGGTGCCGCTCCAAAAAATGATGGGAGCCGATGATTTCTCCGGGCTCATGCGCAAGGCTCCCGGCGTGTACGGCTACATCGGGGCGCGCAACGCAGCCAAAGGGCTGACCGCCACACACCACAACCCGGCCTTCGACATCGACGAGGATATCCTGCATTCCGGCGCGGGCATTTACGCCCGGTTCGCCGTGGATTTTCTGAAAGGGTGAGCTGCCGGTTTGCAAAAAATGATTGCCAGGCCCCGCCAGCAGTGGCGGGGCCTCTGCCTTTATGATCCCGCAGGGCCGCTCTCCCCGAGCAGTTTCCGCCGTACCGTTTCAAAGTCGCCGGTGGGTGCGTCGCACCGGCGGTTTTGGCAAAGGTAGTAGACCGCGCCGCGCCGGGGAACAGGGTAAGCGGCCGCAAAAGGAGCGATGCGCCCGATGCCTTCCTCATCCTGGGCCGCCTTGACCAGCACCGCCGTCTGCGGATGGGCGAAGCCGCCAAGCGCGAGCGCCAGGGGGGCTTTTTCCTTTTCATCCGCCAGAACGCAGACCAGCTCCTGCGCGGGGTAAACCACTTGCAGCAGCGCGGTCAGGGCAAAGGTGACGGCCGAGGGCCGGTCCTCAAACCATTCGCCGAAACCGGCCAGCTGCCGTTCGGCGGCCGTCCGCCAGGATTCTTCCCCCGTCAAGGCGGCCAGGCGGGCCAGGCACCAGGCGGCCACGGAATTGCCGGAGGGCATGGCGCCGTCGTAATATTCTTTCGGGGAAAAGAGCAGCCGCTCCCCGTCCCTGGGCGAGAGGTACAGCCCGCCGGAAGGGCTGGAAAAGGCCTCAAGCGCCCTGCTCATGAGGTCGCGGGCCCGCTCCAGGCAGTCCAGCCGGAAGGTGCTCTCGTACAATTCCAGGCAGGCCCAGGCCAGGAAGGCGTAATCGTCCAGCAGGCCGTCTCCTTTTGCCCGGCCGTTCCGGAAACTGACGCGCAGACGCCCGCCCTCCCCGGTCAGATGCCGGGCGATAAAGGAAAGCGCGTTTTCAGCCGCGTGCAGGTATGTTTCCTTGCCAAAGACCCGGTAGGCTTTGGCGTATGCGGCCGCCATCAGGGCGGTCCAGGCGGTCAGGGTTTTGTCGTCCTTGTGCAGGGGATACCGCGCCAGCCTGTAGGCGTACAGTTTTTCAAGCATCACTTCCGTAGCATCGTCCGGCAGAGCGGCTGCCCGCCCGATAAGATTCGGGATGCTTTTTCCTTCAAAGTTGCCCGGCCCGGTGACGTCATACCCTTCGCAAAAGGCGCGCCCGTCCTTTTCTCCCAAAACCCGCCGGATCTCGTCCGGCGTGACGGTGTAATATTTCCCCTCCTCTCCTTCGCTGTCGGCGTCTTGGGCGGAATAAAACCCTCCTTCCGGGGACGTCATTTCGCGGCGGGCATACGCGAAAATTTTTTCCGCAATCCCCCGGTACAGCGGATTGGCGGTGATTTGGAAAGCCTCGGTGTATGCCATGGCCAGCAGGGCGTTATCGTAAAGCATTTTCTCAAAATGGGGGGCAAGCCACTTTTCGTCGGTGGAGTAGCGGGAAAACCCGCCGCCGATATGGTCGAAAATGCCCCCCTGGTACATGGCCCGCAGGGCGTGTTCCGCCATGGCCAGCGGCTTGCGGCCTATGCCCAGCAGGTGGCAGCGCAGTAAAAACAAAATGTTGTGGGCAGCGGGAAATTTGGGCGCGCTGTCGAATCCCCCCCAGCGGGCGTCGTACCGCCGTTCAAGCTGATTTTCCGCTTCTTCGGCCGCGGCCCGGCTCAACGCGTGGGGGCCTGCCGCTTTTTCGTCCGAAAAGAGGGCCGCTATCTGCTTTCCGGCGGCCAGCAGGCCGTTTTTGTCCTCTTTCCAGGCTCGGGAAATCATGCCCAGCAGTTCCAGCAGCCCGCGCTGGCCGTATCGCGGCTCTTTGGGAAAATAGGTGCCCGCGAAGAACGCCGTTTTCCCGGGCGTCAGAAAAACGGTCAGCGGCCAGCCCCCGCTGCCGTTCAGCGCATGGCACACCGCCATGTACACCGCGTCGATATCCGGCCGCTCTTCCCGGTCCACCTTGATGCAGACGAAACCCGCATTCAGCGCGGCGGCAACCTCGGGGTCCTCAAAGGATTCCTTTTCCATCACATGGCACCAGTGGCAGGTGCTGTAGCCGATGGAGAGGAAAACGGGCTTGTCCTCGGATCGGGCTTTCGTAAACGCCTCTTCTCCCCACGGGAACCAATCGACGGGATTGTGGGCGTGTTGCAGCAGGTAGGGGGATATTTCATTGATCAGAAGGT of uncultured delta proteobacterium contains these proteins:
- a CDS encoding Amidohydrolase; amino-acid sequence: MTYLSRAMELDGAVTAHRRWLHTHAELPFEEKETTAYIIKALEGMGIEVISFPDYYGAIGVIHGNKPGKTLMLRADIDALPMEEHSGESFAATNGCMHACGHDAHTAMLLGAAQMLAERKDELAGTVKLLFQSAEEGFTGARYYADKGYLDGVAAIFGMHVWGTLEAPLLNIQDGPRMASCDNFTITIRGHGAHGSTPHLAKDPIVAASSIIMNLQTFASRNYDPLYPLVVTVGTVKSGSQFNIIPEIAVMEGTIRTLSRELKPTIVPGIRRIIENTAQALGCTAEMTVEEIDTPIVNADIHMNDIAREAAVKLFGKDVLVPMAESMGADDFSYLQERVPGLYVFLGCLNESKGIVHPNHSDKFRIDEDILHRGAALYAQFAHDFLADGASNGGKA
- a CDS encoding Peptidase, M20D family yields the protein MMDIKTLAKEQEAYIIGQRRHFHMYPELSKQEVQTTKHIVAELQKMGIEVQTFDNCLGCVGVIRGSRPGKTVMLRADIDALPISEPQNKPYASKNPGVMHACGHDCHMAMLLGAAKILSAHRDELNGTVKLLFQWAEETGDNAVIYVENGALDDVDAVFGMHVWLAMDAGFANFQDGERMASSDRFSITVKGRSAHAAAPHDGKDAIVAASAVVMALQSLVTRMNDPLNSLVLSMGAMNGGQKLNIIADTVELVGTVRTFNRAFRAAMPAKVEQMARDVAAGYGCTVECTYEFYPAPVINEHPELTRLAQGAAVAMLGEKSLVPLQKMMGADDFSGLMRKAPGVYGYIGARNAAKGLTATHHNPAFDIDEDILHSGAGIYARFAVDFLKG
- a CDS encoding conserved hypothetical protein (Evidence 4 : Homologs of previously reported genes of unknown function) produces the protein MDKPNLLINEISPYLLQHAHNPVDWFPWGEEAFTKARSEDKPVFLSIGYSTCHWCHVMEKESFEDPEVAAALNAGFVCIKVDREERPDIDAVYMAVCHALNGSGGWPLTVFLTPGKTAFFAGTYFPKEPRYGQRGLLELLGMISRAWKEDKNGLLAAGKQIAALFSDEKAAGPHALSRAAAEEAENQLERRYDARWGGFDSAPKFPAAHNILFLLRCHLLGIGRKPLAMAEHALRAMYQGGIFDHIGGGFSRYSTDEKWLAPHFEKMLYDNALLAMAYTEAFQITANPLYRGIAEKIFAYARREMTSPEGGFYSAQDADSEGEEGKYYTVTPDEIRRVLGEKDGRAFCEGYDVTGPGNFEGKSIPNLIGRAAALPDDATEVMLEKLYAYRLARYPLHKDDKTLTAWTALMAAAYAKAYRVFGKETYLHAAENALSFIARHLTGEGGRLRVSFRNGRAKGDGLLDDYAFLAWACLELYESTFRLDCLERARDLMSRALEAFSSPSGGLYLSPRDGERLLFSPKEYYDGAMPSGNSVAAWCLARLAALTGEESWRTAAERQLAGFGEWFEDRPSAVTFALTALLQVVYPAQELVCVLADEKEKAPLALALGGFAHPQTAVLVKAAQDEEGIGRIAPFAAAYPVPRRGAVYYLCQNRRCDAPTGDFETVRRKLLGESGPAGS